ATTTAGTGACTAGAGCTCAGCAAAACCACCCTGCAGATGACACTGTTATTAGGTTACTGCAAATTTCCACTTCACATAAAGTCTATGTTCTTTGTCTTCCAACATATCAAAATCTGTCACAAACTCTAGAAGCAAAGTTCATTCGCGTTTACATAAATTCAGACTGTGTCTTCTCTCACCAGTGTAGACGGAGGGCGTGCAGGAAAGCTGACAGCCCCTCCATGACCAGCAGAATGGAAACCGTCAACACAGCAAAGAAGGCAAAGATGACCACAAGGATAATGGAGGCCACATAGTCCTTCCTGGAGAGGGGCATCCGCATCACCATCACCCACAACACCTCTGACAGCTCTGAAAAACAAGACACTCATCGTACATACAATGAAACTCATGACACCTTCTCCAAGCAAGATGATCCTTTCCAATATACCCCGAGGTCCAGGACATCGAAGGCACCATCAAACACAGGGGGACTTAGAAGAAAGAGAACTGCTGAGAATGGACACAGAGACAGGTTGGTTTGTCGCTACGGATACTCACGTGCATGTGCCAAGCTGAGCGCCCACAGCCGTAAGTAAGAGGCAGTGTTGGAGATACAACCAAGGCAATACTCAATAGTATGGATTGCCTGGTGCATGAACACATTTGGCAAGTCAAACTCCTGAAGATTGCAGCAGGAGAAAGCGAGAGAAACCACTGTTTAGTGTTAACTCCTGATGAAAGAAAAGACTTAGCTTTTCAGCAAATACCAATAACTTCAGAAAATGTAGGGATTTTCAAACACTTGGGTGTTTCTCGTTTCTCCACATGTTCCTGACCTCTTCCTCACCCACGTGGCCTTCTTCCACATCCCCCTGCAAAGCATTGATGGCACCGTTGTCCGACAGTAGTGGCCTTTGGTCTCCCTGATgacaacacaaagcaaacactgaaTTCAGAACCATTCAGATATGGTACATGCTGGATATGAGAGTCAAAATGAGAACCCCCCCGGAAAATTcagccaaaacacacacttactcCTCGATGTCGCCTCTTTCTCTTGTGCGTTATGTATTGATGGACTGGTTTCCCCAACAACAAGACAGGTACTGAACACACAGCCAAAATTACAAGCACCTTCTGTACTATCAGctgcagagagagaaagaagaacaTTACTGTTCTCTGAGTCCCTTCTTCgtaaatttatttatctgacactttcctccaaagcaaattacaatgttaagatacttacaattatttacccatttatacagctgggtaactgtaCTGGACCATTTTACTTTGCTcggggtactaaagctggatttaaacctacaaccttttgagagcaaaggcagcagctctatccactacgcTACAGCTGCCCCTTATGGTTATTCCGCATTAGTCTATTTATCACACAGACCTTTTTGACAGCTTCTACTCACCTGTCCGGTGTACAGTGGTGGATTGGTTTTGTTGTCAGTAAACAGGAACATATCAATGAAGTGTATGAGAATACTAGGTGCCTGGTTTGAGTCCATGGGACCATACGCGATCCACTTGAAGATAACCATGAACACCAGATAACCAAACAGGCAGAGCATGAAGATGAGCTCTGGGATAAGAACCAGGAAAATGCTGCTGAACTTCCTGAAGTGTCTGCGGAGAGCAGGAGCACAAAGCACCGTTAGCTGAAAGCCACTGACTGCACGTGGCGAGAGTAGAAACAGCCAACGAGAGACACAGGAGAGCGACTGACATGTAATTGAAGAAGGAAAGGCAAACCCCAAAGGTCATGTGGATCACACCGATGATCACAGACATCTTCATTTTGTAGGAGTTGAGGAATGTCAAGTGGTTATTTGCCAACCCCCAGATCTGCAgaggaaaatatttcatatttttatgactGTCTCTCTAAAGTCATCCTGTAtgtaaatgtggggaaaaaaggggtGAGACCCAATAGTATATCTGCATACCGGGTCAATACCAAATGGGTAGGGTCCCTGAAACACTCCCGTAACATTTGGGTCCAGACTGAGATACTGGTTCGCTTGAAATGTTGCGTCACTGTAaaacagtgcatttttaaaacaaatgtattactGAGGGTTGGACAAGCATCAGACTGGGCACTGAAGGCAAGAGAAGGCAACagcacctccagttgtagtgcGCGATCATGGGCTGGATGTGCCAACTGGACGTGTACACACTGAGCCCTCGGCTGAAGCATTCGTTATAGATGGCCccggtgtagatggagaagagaccCATCAGCAATATCAGGTATCTCCCCCCAAACATCATTCTCCAGATCTAATGTTGACAAAGCAAAAGCAAGAGAGATGGTGACAATTTATTTACAATCCAGTACCAGGAAATGAGTTTGGCTTTCCacacaatattaataaattaattttctgggCTGGATGGACAGTGCAGCAGTATTTATGTATAAGAGAAACAGTCCTGGCATTGATGGGATATTACGTATATTTAAAGGGAGTAGACGTGATTGCTGATGACTGATAATACAGCTGTGACATATAGAGGACCGTGAAAGTTATTACCTCATTGGTGTTGTTCCTCAACTTGGGGTCTTTCTCCTCCAGGACCATCCAGAGTGCTGCAAGGGTCATGAGTAACCCATGTCCCACATCCCCAAACATTACCGCAAAGAGGAAGGGGAAGGTGATGATAGTGTATAccgctggaggaggggggggggtgggggagtgaaGGGCCAGAAAGTATATATCTCAAACCCTaaattttacccatttcttcCTGaatctttggatttttttttttctttttcatcctcTGAAAATGTTAGTAACTAGGAAGAGGGAAAATGGAAAGAGGCTCTCCTCTACCTGGGTTCACCTCCCTGTACATAGCCACTCCGTATGCATCTACAATGTTCTGGAATCCAGCAGTGAAGGAGTTGGTGGTGAAGAGTGTTGGTGGAGAAGCTGCTGCAGGCAGGCGGTTGTAGAAGGAGTCCACGCTGTTCCCACTCTTCCGCTGTGCAAGAACAATACCGCAATGCTGTACTCACTCACCACTGGGTTTGGCCACAAAAAGTTTGGAGAGGTTGATGAGCAAGCCAAAGATACACTGGCACATACACTGAGAGAAACACTGCTTTCAAATTCTGTCTGATGAGAGCACAGAACCTCAGTCTCtcatcttttcttctctttacaTGAACTGACCCATCAGTTTGTTCTGGAACCAGGGATCGCAGCTGGTTCATGGCTCCGGACCCCATTGAGCGCATCTCTGCCTTGCTCCCCACTCCCATCCCCGTACCATCAACACCCGCCACCCTCCCTGACACATCCCGCCACTCACAGTTCCTTCTCTCAGCGCGTTCTGCAGTGCCGGCAGTTGGCTCACAGGACACCAGGCCTCAGCAATGAGACACTTGTCTGTGACGGACGGGCTGCACAGGTTcaacaccatctgaactgcctTGCACTTCTGAACCCGGACTTTCCAGTGCGGGAGGACTGCCACGGCACgatccagcagctgctgcaggtaCTGCTCCGTCTGGGCGAGCACCTGTGTGAGAATAAACCAAAGCTATTAATTGATCCAGCTGGAAAAATAATGTTCAGCATCTCTCTGCTGTCTCAATGAGGAGAAATCCCGTGCGTCCAGGGTTGGTTTTCCACcacaaaaaatgcagtttataaAAGCAGCCAGACTCATCTAACAAAATATTATTCCAACTAGAAACTTCTGTAAAACAGACTCAGGGTAATGATTTTGGCCAAAACCAAAAGACATCTGGAATAGAAAAGTACGGAGTGCCGTGGAAAAAAGTATTTCCAAGGGACTTACTTGTTCACACCTATGACTACATTCTACCTTCCACACCAAGAAAATGACACGGAAACAACACTGGTGTCATTTGTTCCTCTCTTTGTCTCTGCTCATATACTTCTACAACTGACAAAAAGATtagattaaattttaaatttcgAAATGCTGCAAAACCGGGCTGAGAAATGACCTGAGACAATTACTTTCTCACGGCACCGTGTTAAACCACACTACCAGTGTAAATATCCCAGTGATAAAAATCTAGGGCTCCCCTCTCCTACCGTTTTGATGTCCTCAATCCTGTTCTCCAGTTTTTGGAGAGTTTCCACTCTTTCTGTTGTACTTTCGGGGTAGGCGAAGGTTTGGGTGTGGAAACTGTTTTTGCAGCAGGAAGAAAACGATACAGCAGGTCGCATATCAGTGCCAACGAACAATGTAACCTCAGGTTTCGTCTATGTTTGCACATCGAGAACTTTCGAAGAAGATGGACAGAGGCAATCTTACCAATCACAGATTTTCTTGACTTTCTGACCAATCTGGTCCCCCCAGTAGGAAATGAGGAAGACTGTCCACTGCACCATTTCTCCCTGTGATTGACAGACATGACGGATGAGCACTTTAAATGGGGCTTTTGTATCTTTCTCATCTACTCATTACTACTCGCTACTAAAAATTACACAGCCCTATGAATAATAGTAAATGGCTTAACACTGGAAatccctttgaagaaaagcatccgtttaatgaataattacctgaataaattcaaagcatgcatttgcatttattcgtttagctgacacttttctccaaagccacttacagtgtgaCACTACCCTcgattatttacaaatttatacagctgggtaattttattggagcaatttatggttaaataccttcctcaacagccagaggtgggatttgaacctacaacctttggatccaaagacagcagctgtaaccactacgctaccagctgtcctttaaAGACTCTAAAATAGGCCACTTCTCTACTTTCTACATTGTCTTTCATTACAGGGATCCCTcttttagaatcatgtgtctgcctCTAAGCGTCTTCTTatgttcatgtaatgcactcactgtcattttctgtgagacactttggagaaaagcatctggtaaataaaacttaataaatgtaaatgcaacttgTACAAAAAGGTCAGTTGTTTCACAAAGTAAAAAGTACCACAATTGGAATTTTAATGAAGGACATCAATGCTGAGCCTCAGTGTCCAGCACTAATTCAATAGTCTCTTACAGAGTCAGGCATTTCCAGTCTCTCTTTCATCTCCTGAAAATCCACTATGATGTAACCTCGACAAGCACGCCACAGCAGCCGTTCAAAGGACGGGACTTTCCACGGATGCACGACACCTGCTACGAAGCTACAAAAAGAGGAACAAGGAAGGTGCGTTGGAAGAGTTTTCACATACAAAACACCCAGCGCACCCTAAGCCGCAATATCCCATGGGGACATGCTGACAGCGCAATGACGGGCACTGAAGTGAAGCATGTGAATGAGAACAGCACCATTACCAGACCCTTCCATGTAAACAGCATTACAGGGTTGGATGGTAAAAAGACCTTGAAGCAAGTGGTCTGTGGACTGAACAGAACACTGATCAATCAAGCTCACCTGAGTCGAATGTCCTGCCTGTTGTCCGAAAACCCAGACGAGTCCAAGGTGTGGGGTGGCATCTGTAAGGATTTGTGCGGGATTAGTGCCGCACAGtatgaaggaaggaaaaaattatTCTGGACCAAAAATCTCATTCTCAGAACACAAGAGTTTCACTACAGTAGCTCTGTTGAGCAGCAAAGGCTAAAATGGACA
Above is a genomic segment from Scleropages formosus chromosome 5, fSclFor1.1, whole genome shotgun sequence containing:
- the tcirg1b gene encoding T cell immune regulator 1, ATPase H+ transporting V0 subunit a3b: MGALFRSEEVCLVQLFLQSGSAYDCVSELGELGLVEFRDLNPNVNAFQRKFVGEVRRCEELEKTFSFLEQEIHRSRSPPLEGRLSPPYPTPSAPQPRELLTIEEESERLSRELKEVSRNRDSLQAQLTQLSQYRGVLTETHSLTTTQMPPHTLDSSGFSDNRQDIRLSFVAGVVHPWKVPSFERLLWRACRGYIIVDFQEMKERLEMPDSGEMVQWTVFLISYWGDQIGQKVKKICDCFHTQTFAYPESTTERVETLQKLENRIEDIKTVLAQTEQYLQQLLDRAVAVLPHWKVRVQKCKAVQMVLNLCSPSVTDKCLIAEAWCPVSQLPALQNALREGTRKSGNSVDSFYNRLPAAASPPTLFTTNSFTAGFQNIVDAYGVAMYREVNPAVYTIITFPFLFAVMFGDVGHGLLMTLAALWMVLEEKDPKLRNNTNEIWRMMFGGRYLILLMGLFSIYTGAIYNECFSRGLSVYTSSWHIQPMIAHYNWSDATFQANQYLSLDPNVTGVFQGPYPFGIDPIWGLANNHLTFLNSYKMKMSVIIGVIHMTFGVCLSFFNYIHFRKFSSIFLVLIPELIFMLCLFGYLVFMVIFKWIAYGPMDSNQAPSILIHFIDMFLFTDNKTNPPLYTGQLIVQKVLVILAVCSVPVLLLGKPVHQYITHKRKRRHRGGDQRPLLSDNGAINALQGDVEEGHVGEEEEFDLPNVFMHQAIHTIEYCLGCISNTASYLRLWALSLAHAQLSEVLWVMVMRMPLSRKDYVASIILVVIFAFFAVLTVSILLVMEGLSAFLHALRLHWVEFQNKFYSGTGYKLCPFSFASIIHSSVAN